The Stackebrandtia nassauensis DSM 44728 genome includes the window ACACCGGAACCTGCTGTTCTCGGTGGCGTACCGGATGCTCGGCTCGGCCGCCGACGCCGAGGACGTCGTCCAGGACTCCTGGCTGAAGTGGTCGGCCGTCGACCTGGACACGGTGGACTCGCCCAAGGCGTACCTGGTGCGCATCGCCAGCAACACCGCGCTCAACCGGCTGAAGTCCGCCCAGGTGCAACGCGAGTCCTATGTGGGGCCGTGGTTGCCGGAACCGATACTCACCTCCCCCGACATCGCCGAGGACGTGGAAATGGCCGACTCCGTCTCGATGGCGATGCTGGTCGTCCTCGAATCGCTGACCCCCGAGGAGCGGGCGGTGTTCGTGCTGCGGGAGGTCTTCGGGTTCCCGCACACCGAGATCGCCAGCGCCCTGGACCGTCCCGAGGCCAGCGTGCGGCAGTTGGCGCACCGGGCCCGCTCGCACGTGCAGGCCCGCAGGCCCCGCTTCGACGCCGACCGCGAGAAGCAGAAGCAGGCCACCGAGGAGTTCCTGTCGGCCGCCGCGGGCGGCGACATCAACCGCCTCATGGAGATCCTCGCCCCCGACGCGGCACTGTGGACCGACGGCGGCGGCAAGGTCAAGGCACCGCTGCGCGACATCCACGGCGCGCACAGGATCGCGAACTTCTTCGTCAAGGTCGCGACCCAGCCGTGGCAGGGCTACCGCCCCGAACAGTGGGAGTTCGCCGCCGCGCAGATCAACGGGGCCAACGGCGTCCTGATCCGGGTCGAGGGCAAGGTCGTCACCGCGTTCACCACCGAGGTCCTCGACGGCCGCATCACGGCGATCCACCTGGTCGGCAACCCGGACAAACTGGCCCACCTCGACGAGGATTAGCCCCTCAGGCGACAAAGGAGCGGACCGCCGCGGCCAGTGCCACCATTCCCTTCTTGGCGTCGGTGAAGAACATGCCGGTCTTCGGGTCGGAGTACAGGGTGTTGTCGATGCCCGCGTAACCGTGGCCCATGGAGCGTTTGACGACCACGATGGACCGTGCCTTGTCGACGTCGAGGATCGGCATGCCCGACATCGGGTTGCCGGGTTTGCGGGCGATCGGGTTGGTGACGTCGTTGGCGCCGATGACCAGCGCCACGTCCACCTGCGGGAAGTCGGGGTTGATCTCGTCCATCTCGCGCAGTGCCGGGTACGGGACCTGGGCTTCGGCGAGCAGGACGTTCATGTGGCCGGGCATGCGTCCGGCGACCGGGTGGATCGCGTAGCTGACCTCGACGCCGTGGCCCTCGAGGATCTCGGCGAGGCTGGCCAGCTCGTGCTGGGCCTGGGCGGCGGCCAGTCCGTAGCCGGGGACCACGACGACCTTCTGCGCGTACGCCAGCTGGATCGCGACGTCGTCGGCCGACACCGACCGCACGGTGCCGCCGCTGTCGTCGGCGGTCGCGGCCTCGTCGCCGGTACCGAAACCGCCGAGGATGATGTTCGTGATCGAGCGGTTCATGGCGTCGGCCATGAGTTTGGTGAGGATCGCGCCCGAGGCTCCCACCAGCGCACCGGCCACGATGAGCACCACTTCGCCGAGGACGAACCCGGCCATGGCCACCGCGGTGCCGGTGAACGCGTTCAGCAGCGAGATCACCACCGGCATGTCGGCGCCGCCGATGGGCAGCACCATGGTGACGCCGAAGACGGTGGCGGCCACCAGCAACAGCAGCATCGCGACCAGGTTGCCCTCGTCGAGGACCAGCCAGGCCGTCGAACCGACGAAGACCAGGCCGAGCACGACGTTGAGGGCCCGGGCGCCGAGGAACACGATGGGGCGTCCGGGGATCAGGCCCTGGAGTTTGCCCGCCGCGACCACCGAACCGGAGAAGGTGACCGCGCCGATGAGGATGTCCAGGCCGCCGGGGATCGTCTCGCGCACGTGGACGGTCTCGGCTTGCAGCAGGTGTTCCACGGCCAACAGGGCCGCGGCGCCGCCGCCGACGGCGTTGAACAGGCTCACCAGTTGCGGCATCGCGGTCATCTCGACGCTGCGGGCCAGGTAGAGGCCCGCCGCGGAGCCGACCGCCGCCCCGGCCAAAAGCACCAGCCAGCCGGTGGTGGTGATGGCGCCTTCGGCGATGAGCAGCACGGCGGTGGCGCCGATGCCCACGGCCATGGCCGCCGCCGACAGCAGGTTGCCGCGCCGGGCGGTCTTCGGGGAGTTCATCAGGTGCAGGCCGATGACGAAGCAGGCGGCCGCGGCCAGGAACAGGTACCGGATCACGGTTTCGGTGGTGGTCATGACGCGGACCCCTCCTTCGCGGCCGGGCGGGCCTTGAACATGTGCAGCATCCGGTCGGTGACGACGTATCCGCCGACGACGTTGGCGAAGCCGAAGGCCACCGCCAGGAACGCCAGCAGGTAGCCGAGGAATCCGTCGGCGGTGGCGGTGATGAGCATGGCACCGATGACGACGATGCCGTGGATCGAGTTGGCCCCCGACATCAGCGGGGTGTGCAGGGTCGCGGGCACCTTGCTGATCACCTCGAAGCCCACCAGGACGCCGAGCACGAACACGGTGACCGCGGTCAGAAGATCGAGTTCCATCACGCCGCCTCCGCGTCCGCCACGATTTTGTTCACAAAGGACCTGTTGTGGGTGATGATGACTCCCGCGTTGATCTCGTCGTCGAGGTCGATGGCGACCGAGCCCTCGTCAATGAGGTGGCTCAGGAACGCGAACATGTTGCGGGAGTAGGCCGCCGACGCGGCCGAGGCCATGACCGACGGCAGGTTGCCCGCCCCGATCACCCGCACCCCGTCGATGTCTATCGTGGACTCGGGTTCCGAACCGGCGACGTTGCCGCCCAGGTCGGAGGCGGCGAGGTCCACCACCACCGAGCCCGGCCGCATCCCCGCCAGCGCCTCCCGCGTCACCAGCAGCGGCGGCGTTTTGCCGGGCACCTTCGCGGTCGTGATGACGACGTCGAACTTCCCGATGCGCGTCGACAGTTCCCGTTGCTGGGCGGCGCGTTCGTCCTCGGTCAGCGCGCGGGCGTAGCCGCCGGTGCCCGACGCCGCGACGGTGGTCTCCAGTTCCAGGAACCGCGCCCCCAGCGATTCCACTTCGGCGCGCGACTCGGGCCGCACGTCGTAGGCGGTCACGACGGCGCCGAGCCTGCGGGCGGTGCCGATGGCCGACAGGCCCGCCACCCCGGTGCCCAGGATGAGCGCGTTGGCGGGCGGCGAGGTTCCGGCGGCGGTGGTGAGCATCGGGAAGTAGCGGCCGTAGTTGTCGGCGGCCAGTACCGCGGCCTTGTAACCGGCGATGTTGGCCTGCGAGCTGAGCACGTCCATGGACTGGGCCCGCGACAGCGTCCTCGGCAGCATGTCGAGGCTGGCGGTGGTGATGTTGTTCGCGGCGAGCTCGCGCATGATGTCCAGGTACCGCAACGGTTCCAGCAGCCCGGCCAGCAGCTGGCCGTCGCGCAGCCGTTTCGCGTCGGCGGCGCTGAGGGCGCTCACGCGGGTGATGATGTCGGCGCGTTCGTACAGTTCGTCGACGGCAACGACGGCCGCTCCGGCGGCCGTGTACTCCTCGTCGGCGATGTGGGCGCCGTGTCCGGCCGCGGACTCGACCACGACGTCGAGCCCGCTGGTTTTGAGCCGCGAGACCTGCTCCGGGATAAGCGAAACCCGGCTTTCGCCGGGTGAGGGTTCCTTGACGACGCCTACAGTGGTGGAAACCATCCTGACGCCACCTCACAATCAGTTGTCAGGGTACGGTCGATGAAGCGCCTGCGTATCGGGGCGGATGCGGCGCTTTGAGTCTGAATTGGATTTATGCTCGCCGATCACGGCGAGGTTCTTGGTATGACTGTACTGTTTTATGGCTTCGGGGGACAGTCCCCCATCGTTCCCAATTTTCGGTGTATGCCTGACGAGTTTTCGCGGCGCGGGCGTTCCGTTTCGATTCCCGGCGCATCTGGGTGGTGTAGGGCGAGGACGAGGAGAACCCATGCGACCCGAGCACGAATCCGAGTACTGCGATTACGCCGCCAACCGGCTGGTGCCGATGCGGCGGTTCGCGTACCTGGTGTGCGGTGACTGGCATCGCGCCGAGGACGCGGTCCAGAACGCGTTCGTGAAGCTGTACCTGGCCTGGGCCCGCGCGCAGCGAGCCGACTCGCTGGACGCGTACACCCGGCGGATCGTGCTCAACTGCGTCAAGGAGGTGCAGCGGCGGCACTGGTTCACGCGCGAACGGTCGACGAGCGAACCGCCCGATCGCGCCGCGACCGGTGACACCGGCTCCGAGGAGCGGCGGCTGGTGCTGGATGCCTTGGCCCAGTTGCCGATGCGCCGCCGGGCGACGCTCGTCCTGCGTTACTGGGAGGACCTGTCGGTCGAGCAGACCGCGCGCGTCCTGCGCTGTTCTCCCGCCACCGTCAAGAGTCAGACCGTGCGAGGCCTGCGAACACTGCGCGGTCTGCTGACGGACTCGTTTCGCGAACAGATCGAAAGGACCTGACCATGAACGATCAGCTGCGCCGCGCCTTCTCCACGGCGCTGGGCGACACCGAACCCCCCTCCACGATCACTCCGTCGGAACTGGCCGGAACCGGACGCCGTAAGCAGCGAAACCGCCGGATCGCGCTGGCAGGTTCGGGCACCGCGCTGACCCTGGCCGCGGTCACCGGGATCGCACTGGTCCTGTCTCCGGCGACCGGAGGACTGGGCGACGACAGTGCCACGGACATGCCCGGCGGCGACTCCGGCGAATCGCCCGGAGAGAGTTCGGTGGAGGGGCTTCCGGATGACTCCTTCAAGTACGCCACCCACTTCGCCCAGATCAACTTCGAGAAGGTCTACGACGAGGTGGAGTACAAGGCCGACGGCGGCGATGAACCGTTGCAGCTGGAGCCGTACGGCGAGGACGACCCGAGCTCACCGGCTGTGGGCCGCGCGGTCTTTCCCGACAGCGAGAACGAGAACATGCAGGTCGTGCTGTATCCGCCGGGCGACTGGTCCAGCAAGGCGGGGGACATCAACCCCGAGAACCCGGAATCCAGCAGATATCCGGTCAACTGCTGGAGCGGTGAGACCCAGGGCTCTGAGGTCACCACCTCCTGCGACAAGAAGGACCTCGGCGATGACGGGCTACTGCGCACCGCCGTGATCAAGGAGGAATGGGCCAACTCCGGCATCGTGATCACTTACCGCACGGCACTGTTCCGCACCGACGGCACCGCCGTCGTGGTCGACACGAAGTGCAGCACCACCAACGACGATGAACGGTCGCAGTGCGATCGCGACAACCTGTTGACCGCCGACGCGGACAAGACTGAGAAGTTCGTGACCAGCCTGCCGCCGATTCCCAAGGAATGGCGGGACTGAGCCCAGCCGTCCCGGGCCCCGCGACCTCGGTCGCGGGGCCTTCGCTCGCCCGGCACGGTTAAGTCATGCCCTAAGTCGTTCAACCGATGCCACCCCACCTGGTCCTTCGTACGTTTTCGGTACCACAGCGAAACGACACGAAGGAAACGACAATGACCCTTTCGGTATCGATCATCGGCGGCGGCATCGGCGGCCTGACCCTCGCGCACGGGCTGCGGCGCCGCGGCGTTAACGTCCGGGTCTTCGAACGCGACCAGTCCAAGACCGAAAGGCTACAGGGCTATCGGGTTCACCTGTCCCCCAAGGGATGCCAGGCACTGCACGAATGCCTGCCGCCGGAGCTGTACCAACGGTTCCTGGCCACCACCGGAAAATCCAACTCCAGTCTCGGCTTCTACGACAAGGACCTGCGCGAACTGCTGGTCGTCGAGTCGGAGGAACTCAAGACCGAGCACGACACCGCCAACTACCGGTCGGTGAACCGGATGGCGCTGCGCGAGGTCCTGATCTCCGACCTGCGTGAGTCGCTGGAACTGGGCAAGAAGTTCGTCCGCTACGAGAAGTTGACCGACGGCCGGGTGCGGGCGCACTTCGACGACGGCAGCCACGCCGACGCCGACCTGCTGGTGGCCGCCGACGGCGCCGGTTCGCAAGTGCGGCAACAGTACCTGCCGCAGGCGCCCCGAGTGGACACCGGCGCGTTCGTCATCTCCGGGAAGGTGCCGCTGACCGACGCGACGATGGGCCTGCTGCCCCCGCAGGCGGACACCGGGCCGTGCATGATCTTCGGGCCGAACGGGCGCATGGGTTTCGTCGCCGCGCACCGGGTCCGCGACAGTGGACACTCCGAGGGTGAGCGGGATCTGCTGTGGGACGACGCGGCCGACTACATCATGTGGAACATCGTCACCACCTGGGACGGCCAGGATCACCGCGACACCCTGATGGCGCACTCCCCCGAGCGGCTGCTGGAAACGGCACTGTCCTCGGTGGCGGGATGGTCGCCGCAGCTGGCGGAACTGTTGCGCGCCAGCGACCTGGGCACCGTCATGATCTACCCGTTCAGCCGGGCCACGACGCTGGAGCACTGGCCCGCCAGCAACGTCACGCTGCTGGGCGACGCGATCCACTGCATGCCGCCGACCGCCGGGCAGGGCGCCAACACCGCGATCCGCGACGCCGCGCTGCTGCGCGACACCATCGTGTCCGTGGTGGACGGTGAACGCGACCTGGTCGCCGCGGTGGCCGACTACGAACAACGGATGCGCGGCTACGCGTATCCGATCGTCGAGGAGGCCATGCGCAACCTGCGCGGCGGTATCTCCAAGAGCCGCGTCGGCCACGCCGCGACCAAGTCGGTGTTCAGGATGATCAATAGGATCGGTCCGGTCAAACGCCGCATGGCGCGGGCGATGACCTCCGACTGAGGAATTTTCCGGCCCGGCGCGACAACCTCCCGCCCTGTCGCCCTCGTACGTATCGCGGCAGTCATGAGACAGGAGTGTGTATGCGAGCCGAGCAGGAAGCCGAGTTTCGCGAATACGTCGCCGCCCGGGCCGGGCAGTTGCGTCGGTGCGCCTATCTGGTGTGCGGCGACTGGCATCGCGCCGAGGACGCCGTCCAAATCGCCTTCGTGAAGCTTTACGGCGCCTGGAATCGGGCGCGGCGATCCGGGCTGGACGCCTATGCCCGGCGCATCGTCCTCAACTCGGTCATCGACGACCACCGGCGGGCGTGGTTCCGTCGGGAACGGTCGAGCGAACGGCTTCCCGAGCGGCCGCTGGGCGACCACAGCCAGGCCAGCGCCGACAGACTCACGATCATGAATGCCCTCGCCCTGCTGCCGGTGCGGCAGCGGGCGGTCATCGTCCTGCGGTATTGGGACGACCAGCCGGTCGAGCAGACCGCACTCATCATGCGCTGCTCGACCGGCACCGTCAAAAGCCAGACCGCGCGAGGCTTGCGAACACTGCGCGGCCTGCTGACGGAATCGATCCACGAACGAATCGAGGGAATTACATCATGACCGAACAGATCAAGGCAATGCTGGATGAGGCCGCGCGTTTCGACGAACCGCCGTCGGGCATCAATGGCGACGACGTGGTTGTCAAGGGCCGCAAGCGAAACCGGACGAAGCGACTCGGCCTCGCCGGTGGCGCGACGCTCAGCGTGGCGGCGGTGACGGCGCTGGCGCTGGTGCTGGCTCCGACCGCGGGCGGCACTGAGAAGGGCGACAACGCGGCGGCCGACGCGATCGAACAGCCCGAGTTCGAGCTTCCCGACCTCGACGCGAAACCCGGTGACAAGTTCGAGTGGATGCCCAAGGAGGACGGAAAGGCCGGGCCGACCGACGAGACCCGCGAGTTCGACGCCGCGTTCTGGGAGTACCTGGAGGACAACTTCGACCAGGTCGACGTCGCTCCGGACATGAAGAAGGTCAAGTTCGAACCGCTCACCGACACCAATCGGACCGAAATGACCCGCGAGCACATGTGGGTCAACTACGTCGACGGCGAGCAGGTTCCGGTGCCGGTCTATCACGACGAGATCCCGTGGTACCGGTTGCAGGCCAACCTGAGTCTCGACCGTGAGGGTGTCGCCGACTTCATCGACGTCACCGTCCATCCGAAGGGGAGCTTCGAGCCGGGACCGGGTGAGGACTACGGGTACCGCAACCTGTACACCTGCGACCGCCGCGAGGCCGGTCCGGGCGGGCACCAGCCCGCCGAGGCCGACCGAGACTGCTCGGAGAAGACCGGCCCCGACGGCGAGAAGATCGCGCGGATCACCACCGAGTACAAGTCCGGGGACGTCCTGGGCGAGGAGCGGCGCGTCATCGTCTACCGCGCCGACGGCACCGCGATCTCCGTCAAGGACTGGGGTGCGACCCGGTACGAGGACGGCGAGATGACCGGATCGGAGGAACCGGCGCTCGACTTCGAGCAGCTGACCGAACTGGCGCTGGCGCTGCCCGACGACGTGCTCGTCAAGTAAGCGCTCAGACCGCCGATTCCAGGGGCCCGGCCTTGCCGGGCCCCGTCAGCGTCGCCGGGGAATCGGTGCGCACGAACTGGGTGTGGTACAGCTCGGCGTACAGGCCGCCGCGTTCGACGAGTTCGGCGTGGCTGCCGCGTTCGGCGACCCGGCCGTCGTCCAGCACCACGATCTCGTCGGCGTCGCGCACCGTCGACAGCCGGTGCGCGATCACCAGCGCGGTGCGTCCCTCCAGGGCTTCGGCGAGCGCCCGCTGCACGGCGGCCTCGGATTCGCTGTCCAGGTGGGCGGTGGCCTCGTCCAGGATCACCACCCGCGGCGACTTCAGCAGCAGCCGGGCGATGGCCAGCCGCTGTTTCTCGCCGCCGGAGAACCGGTAGCCGCGCTCCCCCACCACGGTGTCCAGCCCGTCGGGCAGTCGGCGCACCACCTCGGCGATGTGGGCGCGTTCCAGCGCGTTCCACAGCTGGGCGTCGGTGGCGTCGGGACGGCCGTAGCCGAGGTTGGCGCGGATCGAGTCGTGGAACATGTGGGCGTCCTGGGTGACGACGCCGATGGTGTCGGTCAGCGACCGGGCGGTCGCCTCGCGGACGTCGAGCCCGTTGATGCGCACCGCGCCGGAGCTGACGTCGTAGACGCGGGGCACCAGCAGCGAGGTGGTGGTCTTGCCCGCGCCCGACGGGCCGACCAGGGCCACCATGGTGCCGGGTTTGACGTCGAAGGTCACTCCGTTGAGGACGGTTCCGTTCTCGGTGGTGTCCAGTGTGGCCACGTCCTCCAGCGAGGCCAGCGACACGTCCTTGGCGTCCGGGTAGGCGAAGGTGACGTCGTCGAACTCGACCCTGGCGGGGCCCTCGGGCACCGGCTTGGCGTCAGGGGCGTCGGCGATCAGCGGTTTGAGGTCGAGGACCTCGAAGACCCGCTGGAAGCTCACCAGCGCGCTCATGACGTCCACGCGGACGTTGGACAGCGCGGTCAGCGGACCGTACAGCCGGGTCAGCAGCAGCGCCAGTGTCACGACGGTCCCGGCGCTGAGCGAGCCGGTGATGGCCAGCCAGCCGCCCAGCCCGTAGGTGACGGCCTGGGCGAGCCCGGCCACCAGGGTCAGCGCCACGATGAAGGTGCGGCCGTACATGGCGGTGGTGATGCCGATGGAGCGCACCCGGTCGGCGCGCTCGGCGAACTGGCCCACCTCGTGTTCGGGCCGTCCGAACAGTTTCACCAGCAGGGCGCCGCCGACGCCGAAACGCTCGGTCATCTGGGCGTTCATGCCCGCGTTGAGTTCGAAGCTCTCTCGGGTCAACGTCGCCAGCTTGCGTCCGACCATTTTGGCCGGGATCAGGAACAGCGGCAGCATCACGAGCGACAACAGCGTGATCTGCCACGACTGGGTCGCCATGACCGCCAGGGTCAGCACCACGGCGATGACGTTGGACACCAGGCCCGACAGCGTGGACGTGAACGCGCGCTGGGCGCCCATGACGTCGTTGTTGAGCCGCGACACCAGCGCGCCGGTCTGAGTGCGGGTGAAGAAGGCCAGGGGCATCGACTGCACGTGCCCGAAGACCTTGCGCCGCAACTCATAGATGAGCCCCTCCCCCACCCGGGCGGAGAACCAGCGGCTGGCCAGCGAAAGACCCCCGTCGATGACGGCCAACAGCGCGATGAGTCCGGCGATGCGCACGATAGCGCCCAGGTCGTCACCCGCGTTGATCTCGTTGACGACGTCCCCGGCCAGCACCGGGGTGGCCACCCCGATCCCCGCCGCGGCCACGACCGTCACCAGGAAGATCGTGATGTCGCGCCGGAACCCGGCGGTGAACCGCATGATGCGCGCGAACATGCCCTTGGACAGTTTCGTCGCGGCCAGCTTCTCGTCGCCACGGTGCAGGGCGCCCATCATCCGCATGCCGCCCCCGCCCATCATCGCCAATACGCTCACCTACTCACTGTCGGGGATGTAAGCGAGTATGCCCAGCGCATACGACGCGGTGGTTATTCCTCCTCGACGGGGACGCGGGAGCGCAGCAGTCGCAGTTGGGCGGCGCGTTCGGCGGCCAGCTGGGTGGAGTCGTCGTTTCCGGCGGCCTGCAGCAGCAGCGCCTTGGTCTCGATGGCGGCGTCGCGCGGCACGGAGAGGACCGCGAGGGCGAGGTCTTCGGCGGCGTCGTCCAGTTCCTCCACCGGGACGGTCACGGTGGCCAGGCCGAGGGCCATGGACTCCTCGGCGGTGACGGTGCGGCCGGTCAGGCACAGTTCCATGGCGCGGGAGTAGCCCACCAGGGAGACCAGCCGCTTGGTGCCACCGAGGTCGGGCACCAGTCCCAGGCCGGGTTCTCCCACCCGCAGCCTGGCGTCGGCGGCGATGACCCGCAGGTCGCAGGCCAGTGCCAGTTGCAGGCCCGCGCCGATGGCGTGGCCCTGGACGGCGGCGATGGAGACCAGGTCGGGGCGGCGCAGCCAGTCGAACGCCTCCTGGAACGACCACAGGCGTGCCTCGGCGTCGTCATCCGACATCTCGGCCAGCTCACGTGGTAGCGGTCCCGACAGGATCTCGAAGTCGAGCCCGGCTGAGAACGCCGGGCCCTGTCCGGCGACGATGACGCAGCGGATGTCTCCAGGCAGGTTGCGGCCGGCTTCGCGCAGCTCTTGCCACATGTCCGGCGTCTGCGCGTTGCGCACCTGCGGACGCATCAGGGTTATCCGCGCCACGGGTCCGTCGATGTCCGTCTTTATCGTCGCCGAATCGGTCATAGCTCGCCTTCACCAGTTAGAAAGAAATATCGCCGAGGCTGTGGAGCCGCTGCGATGTTAGCGGCATACGCGAAAGCGACGACGCGGGCTACCGGCGAGTAGACAGGTCGTTATGTCACGGCGGGGCCACGGCGACCGCCGCGTTTGCGAAGTTTTACTCCGGCTTCGGACAGAACACGGTGGACGAAACCGTACGATCTGTCCACCGAGGCCGCCAGACTGCGGATACTGTGGCCTTCGCTGTACCCGGCCACAAGCTTCTTGATCAAAGCCAAGCGCTCTTCCCCATTGATCCGGCGACTCCGGCCGTCACCAATCCGGGTGTCATTGTGTCCCATGCGTTTCCCTTAACCCTCCTCGCATGCGTTCTGTTCGTGAAGTTACGGGTGATCTTGTGCCCGGGCCCAGTTTTAGCTCTTCGGCAAGGCGGAAACAAGTTTCTGTCGGATACCCGATAGCGTGGAATCCCGTGGCAGGACTACAGACCCGAAATCGGGTCCAAGCGAGCGGTGTCGGCAACCGCGAACGGCTCGACGCGACCGTGTGGATGGTGCTGGTCGCGGCCGGACTGTTGATCACTGTGCTCGCCGTGGCACTGGGAGCCCAGCTCGGAACCGACGCGCCGCCGTTTCTGCTGGGCTACCAACTGGAAGCGTCGCCGGGGCTTGTGGCGCCGCTGCTGGTCATCGTCGGTGTGTTGTGGACGGTGCGGCGGCGGTTCGCCGTGCGGTGCCATTGGCCCAGCCTGCTCGCACTGTCCTATGTCGGCGCTTTCGCGTGGCTGGTGGCGCTGTCGCTGCCGCACGGTGCCGACGGCCTGACCCGCTACGTCCGCGACGCCGACGGCTACACGCCACCGGTCAACGCGGGATCAATCAGTGAAATATTGACATCGCTGGCGCAACCGGATGGTCACGCTTCCACGGCGGTAACCGGACATCCGCCCGGCCCGGCGGTGCTGCTGTGGCTGCTGCGCTGGCTGCCGCTGTCCGACACCGCGATCGCGCTGGTGTGGACGGCGCTGGCCG containing:
- a CDS encoding enoyl-CoA hydratase/isomerase family protein — translated: MTDSATIKTDIDGPVARITLMRPQVRNAQTPDMWQELREAGRNLPGDIRCVIVAGQGPAFSAGLDFEILSGPLPRELAEMSDDDAEARLWSFQEAFDWLRRPDLVSIAAVQGHAIGAGLQLALACDLRVIAADARLRVGEPGLGLVPDLGGTKRLVSLVGYSRAMELCLTGRTVTAEESMALGLATVTVPVEELDDAAEDLALAVLSVPRDAAIETKALLLQAAGNDDSTQLAAERAAQLRLLRSRVPVEEE
- a CDS encoding NAD(P) transhydrogenase subunit alpha, with product MVSTTVGVVKEPSPGESRVSLIPEQVSRLKTSGLDVVVESAAGHGAHIADEEYTAAGAAVVAVDELYERADIITRVSALSAADAKRLRDGQLLAGLLEPLRYLDIMRELAANNITTASLDMLPRTLSRAQSMDVLSSQANIAGYKAAVLAADNYGRYFPMLTTAAGTSPPANALILGTGVAGLSAIGTARRLGAVVTAYDVRPESRAEVESLGARFLELETTVAASGTGGYARALTEDERAAQQRELSTRIGKFDVVITTAKVPGKTPPLLVTREALAGMRPGSVVVDLAASDLGGNVAGSEPESTIDIDGVRVIGAGNLPSVMASAASAAYSRNMFAFLSHLIDEGSVAIDLDDEINAGVIITHNRSFVNKIVADAEAA
- a CDS encoding SigE family RNA polymerase sigma factor, which produces MRPEHESEYCDYAANRLVPMRRFAYLVCGDWHRAEDAVQNAFVKLYLAWARAQRADSLDAYTRRIVLNCVKEVQRRHWFTRERSTSEPPDRAATGDTGSEERRLVLDALAQLPMRRRATLVLRYWEDLSVEQTARVLRCSPATVKSQTVRGLRTLRGLLTDSFREQIERT
- a CDS encoding NAD(P)(+) transhydrogenase (Re/Si-specific) subunit beta; this encodes MTTTETVIRYLFLAAAACFVIGLHLMNSPKTARRGNLLSAAAMAVGIGATAVLLIAEGAITTTGWLVLLAGAAVGSAAGLYLARSVEMTAMPQLVSLFNAVGGGAAALLAVEHLLQAETVHVRETIPGGLDILIGAVTFSGSVVAAGKLQGLIPGRPIVFLGARALNVVLGLVFVGSTAWLVLDEGNLVAMLLLLVAATVFGVTMVLPIGGADMPVVISLLNAFTGTAVAMAGFVLGEVVLIVAGALVGASGAILTKLMADAMNRSITNIILGGFGTGDEAATADDSGGTVRSVSADDVAIQLAYAQKVVVVPGYGLAAAQAQHELASLAEILEGHGVEVSYAIHPVAGRMPGHMNVLLAEAQVPYPALREMDEINPDFPQVDVALVIGANDVTNPIARKPGNPMSGMPILDVDKARSIVVVKRSMGHGYAGIDNTLYSDPKTGMFFTDAKKGMVALAAAVRSFVA
- a CDS encoding NAD(P) transhydrogenase subunit alpha; translation: MELDLLTAVTVFVLGVLVGFEVISKVPATLHTPLMSGANSIHGIVVIGAMLITATADGFLGYLLAFLAVAFGFANVVGGYVVTDRMLHMFKARPAAKEGSAS
- a CDS encoding FAD-dependent oxidoreductase — translated: MTLSVSIIGGGIGGLTLAHGLRRRGVNVRVFERDQSKTERLQGYRVHLSPKGCQALHECLPPELYQRFLATTGKSNSSLGFYDKDLRELLVVESEELKTEHDTANYRSVNRMALREVLISDLRESLELGKKFVRYEKLTDGRVRAHFDDGSHADADLLVAADGAGSQVRQQYLPQAPRVDTGAFVISGKVPLTDATMGLLPPQADTGPCMIFGPNGRMGFVAAHRVRDSGHSEGERDLLWDDAADYIMWNIVTTWDGQDHRDTLMAHSPERLLETALSSVAGWSPQLAELLRASDLGTVMIYPFSRATTLEHWPASNVTLLGDAIHCMPPTAGQGANTAIRDAALLRDTIVSVVDGERDLVAAVADYEQRMRGYAYPIVEEAMRNLRGGISKSRVGHAATKSVFRMINRIGPVKRRMARAMTSD
- a CDS encoding helix-turn-helix domain-containing protein encodes the protein MGHNDTRIGDGRSRRINGEERLALIKKLVAGYSEGHSIRSLAASVDRSYGFVHRVLSEAGVKLRKRGGRRGPAVT
- a CDS encoding ABC transporter ATP-binding protein — protein: MMGGGGMRMMGALHRGDEKLAATKLSKGMFARIMRFTAGFRRDITIFLVTVVAAAGIGVATPVLAGDVVNEINAGDDLGAIVRIAGLIALLAVIDGGLSLASRWFSARVGEGLIYELRRKVFGHVQSMPLAFFTRTQTGALVSRLNNDVMGAQRAFTSTLSGLVSNVIAVVLTLAVMATQSWQITLLSLVMLPLFLIPAKMVGRKLATLTRESFELNAGMNAQMTERFGVGGALLVKLFGRPEHEVGQFAERADRVRSIGITTAMYGRTFIVALTLVAGLAQAVTYGLGGWLAITGSLSAGTVVTLALLLTRLYGPLTALSNVRVDVMSALVSFQRVFEVLDLKPLIADAPDAKPVPEGPARVEFDDVTFAYPDAKDVSLASLEDVATLDTTENGTVLNGVTFDVKPGTMVALVGPSGAGKTTTSLLVPRVYDVSSGAVRINGLDVREATARSLTDTIGVVTQDAHMFHDSIRANLGYGRPDATDAQLWNALERAHIAEVVRRLPDGLDTVVGERGYRFSGGEKQRLAIARLLLKSPRVVILDEATAHLDSESEAAVQRALAEALEGRTALVIAHRLSTVRDADEIVVLDDGRVAERGSHAELVERGGLYAELYHTQFVRTDSPATLTGPGKAGPLESAV
- a CDS encoding RNA polymerase sigma-70 factor, with the translated sequence MATATELFEQHRNLLFSVAYRMLGSAADAEDVVQDSWLKWSAVDLDTVDSPKAYLVRIASNTALNRLKSAQVQRESYVGPWLPEPILTSPDIAEDVEMADSVSMAMLVVLESLTPEERAVFVLREVFGFPHTEIASALDRPEASVRQLAHRARSHVQARRPRFDADREKQKQATEEFLSAAAGGDINRLMEILAPDAALWTDGGGKVKAPLRDIHGAHRIANFFVKVATQPWQGYRPEQWEFAAAQINGANGVLIRVEGKVVTAFTTEVLDGRITAIHLVGNPDKLAHLDED
- a CDS encoding SigE family RNA polymerase sigma factor, producing the protein MRAEQEAEFREYVAARAGQLRRCAYLVCGDWHRAEDAVQIAFVKLYGAWNRARRSGLDAYARRIVLNSVIDDHRRAWFRRERSSERLPERPLGDHSQASADRLTIMNALALLPVRQRAVIVLRYWDDQPVEQTALIMRCSTGTVKSQTARGLRTLRGLLTESIHERIEGITS